One Cohnella candidum genomic region harbors:
- a CDS encoding YheC/YheD family protein has translation MRKRFGILQKAFPPRGTRAAALFRRPAKTWRMFHAAGRKRGLQVLFFRSEDVDFRRRRIHAWSTESEDGNTGWNRAWHPFPDVLYENYPVGVRGRGIGARPVKARMAKLGIPVFNPFFFNKAKLHKLLNENSEIASHLPESISATRVSDILALLNKHSFIYLKPIRGSQGKGIVEIRQTGANRYAVRTSGPAAKGLRDITMTEARLRAFCLRRLRKGKYLAQQGLDLIRRGDRKIDFRVVVHRGEDGQWHGAGIRPKLGRPGSIVTNSHAGGTKTTWEELRAWADLSGTLLPAAEHLVKPAILAVKYLTRFRPTLSHLGIDVAVDRKGGIYLLDFNEIPGRDLLTPSMLKRVTDLTAGFASYLAAQGRPPARIGAVKHKLR, from the coding sequence TTGAGGAAACGTTTCGGTATCTTGCAGAAGGCGTTTCCCCCGCGGGGGACGCGGGCGGCCGCCCTGTTCCGCAGGCCGGCGAAAACCTGGAGAATGTTCCATGCGGCGGGCAGAAAACGCGGATTGCAGGTGTTGTTCTTCCGATCGGAGGACGTGGATTTCCGCCGGCGCAGAATCCATGCCTGGTCTACCGAATCGGAGGACGGAAATACCGGCTGGAATCGAGCGTGGCATCCGTTTCCGGACGTTCTGTACGAGAACTATCCGGTAGGCGTCCGCGGCCGAGGAATCGGTGCCAGACCGGTCAAAGCGCGGATGGCCAAGCTCGGCATCCCGGTATTTAATCCCTTCTTTTTCAACAAAGCCAAGCTGCATAAGCTTCTGAATGAAAATTCGGAGATCGCTTCCCATCTGCCCGAAAGTATATCGGCAACGCGCGTTTCCGACATCTTGGCTCTCTTGAACAAGCATTCTTTCATCTACCTCAAGCCGATCCGGGGCAGCCAAGGCAAGGGAATCGTCGAAATCCGGCAAACGGGAGCGAATCGATATGCGGTGCGTACCTCAGGTCCGGCCGCAAAGGGGCTTCGGGACATCACGATGACTGAAGCTCGGTTGCGGGCGTTTTGCTTGAGGCGGCTCCGAAAGGGAAAATATTTGGCACAACAAGGGCTGGATTTGATCCGCCGAGGCGACCGTAAAATCGATTTCAGGGTCGTCGTTCATCGCGGCGAGGACGGACAGTGGCATGGCGCGGGGATCCGGCCGAAGCTGGGAAGGCCCGGATCGATCGTCACGAACAGCCATGCGGGAGGAACCAAGACCACGTGGGAGGAACTGCGCGCGTGGGCCGATCTCAGCGGAACGCTTCTGCCCGCTGCGGAGCATCTGGTGAAGCCGGCGATACTGGCCGTCAAATATCTCACCCGATTCCGGCCGACGCTCAGCCATCTGGGCATCGATGTCGCCGTGGACCGGAAAGGCGGCATTTACTTGCTCGATTTCAACGAAATTCCCGGCCGCGATCTGCTCACTCCCTCCATGCTCAAGCGGGTAACGGATTTGACGGCGGGCTTCGCCTCTTATTTGGCGGCTCAAGGCCGACCGCCTGCGCGAATCGGTGCGGTCAAGCATAAACTGCGTTAG
- a CDS encoding MGDG synthase family glycosyltransferase, translating to MRATPRIVIVYSKFGDGHYQAARAMQEQFAAAGVTDVRLVDLFGESHPLWNAVSRYFYDKSMNRFPRLYGWSYEITNEMNSDGSFAKWLHSLGTRRLKAILEAEQPDAVIHTFPFLAFYRMKERDGLSIPGYTVITDYVLHCRWLHPQTDGYFVATDALKAKMKARGVRDERIHVTGIPLRKEFESPSRAGNVFREYGLDPNKRHVLVMAGAGGVFSDLKTLLPEFIGMESDLSFILVTGRNAKLYEELRNRFAGLPSVKVLGYVEGIHRLMSVSSCIVTKAGGLTLTEALALRVPVIVYRPLPGQERGNAEYWADKGTVRIAADRNALRESLQDLTDGVSWGGIAAVNGRASQNIAELVVSRLPLSGQLNRDGQLVPGKGRRVLHDFT from the coding sequence ATGCGGGCGACGCCCCGAATCGTGATCGTATATTCGAAATTCGGCGACGGCCATTACCAGGCCGCGCGGGCGATGCAAGAGCAATTCGCGGCCGCTGGGGTCACCGACGTCCGGCTGGTCGATTTGTTCGGAGAATCGCATCCGCTATGGAATGCCGTTTCCCGATATTTTTACGATAAAAGCATGAACCGGTTTCCCCGTTTGTACGGATGGAGCTATGAAATCACGAACGAAATGAATTCGGACGGTTCTTTCGCCAAATGGCTGCATTCATTGGGCACGCGCAGGCTGAAAGCCATTCTGGAAGCGGAGCAGCCGGATGCGGTGATCCATACGTTTCCTTTTCTCGCGTTCTACCGGATGAAGGAAAGAGACGGACTCAGCATTCCCGGCTACACCGTCATTACCGATTATGTCTTGCACTGCCGGTGGCTGCACCCCCAAACCGACGGGTATTTCGTCGCGACGGATGCGTTGAAGGCGAAGATGAAAGCGAGAGGCGTGAGGGATGAACGCATTCATGTCACGGGCATTCCGCTCCGCAAGGAGTTCGAATCCCCGTCGAGAGCGGGGAATGTCTTCCGGGAGTACGGTCTGGATCCGAATAAGCGCCATGTCCTGGTCATGGCGGGAGCGGGAGGCGTATTTTCGGACTTGAAGACGCTGCTTCCGGAGTTCATCGGGATGGAAAGCGATCTCTCTTTCATTCTGGTAACCGGGCGGAATGCCAAGTTGTATGAGGAACTTCGCAATCGGTTCGCGGGATTGCCTTCGGTTAAGGTTCTCGGATACGTGGAGGGGATCCACCGCCTGATGTCCGTCTCGTCCTGCATCGTCACCAAGGCCGGCGGGCTTACTTTGACGGAAGCGCTGGCGCTGCGAGTGCCCGTCATCGTATACCGGCCGCTGCCCGGCCAGGAACGGGGGAATGCCGAATATTGGGCGGACAAGGGCACGGTCAGGATTGCGGCCGATCGGAACGCTCTTCGCGAATCGCTGCAGGATCTGACCGATGGCGTATCGTGGGGCGGAATTGCCGCGGTGAACGGCCGCGCATCGCAGAATATCGCGGAGTTGGTCGTGTCCCGTCTTCCCCTGAGCGGACAATTGAACCGGGATGGCCAACTCGTCCCAGGCAAAGGAAGGCGCGTGCTCCATGACTTTACGTGA
- a CDS encoding response regulator transcription factor produces MAKRILLVEDEPSIAELQRDYLEINGFRVDIAPDGNQGLELGLTGQYDLIVLDIMLPGMNGFDVCKTIREHSNVPILMVSARREDIDLVRGLGLGADDYMTKPFKPAELVARVKAHMARYERLTGGGESSRNEVRVGGLYIDYDKHRVYVNEKEVMLTAKEFELLYFLATHPEHVFSKDQIFDRIWGIDAIGDTQTVTVHIRKLREKIEANPAEPKYVETVWGTGYRFRSDPNR; encoded by the coding sequence ATGGCGAAACGCATATTGCTCGTTGAGGATGAACCCAGCATCGCGGAGCTGCAACGGGATTATCTCGAAATCAACGGATTCCGCGTGGATATCGCGCCTGACGGCAATCAGGGCCTTGAGTTGGGGCTGACGGGGCAATACGACCTGATCGTGCTGGACATCATGCTTCCCGGCATGAACGGGTTCGACGTGTGCAAGACGATCCGGGAACATTCGAACGTCCCCATTCTGATGGTTTCGGCGCGGCGGGAGGATATCGACCTCGTCCGCGGCCTCGGCCTGGGAGCGGACGATTATATGACCAAGCCGTTCAAGCCCGCGGAACTGGTGGCGCGCGTAAAGGCGCATATGGCCCGCTACGAACGTCTGACGGGCGGAGGGGAAAGCTCGCGGAATGAAGTGCGCGTCGGCGGCTTGTATATCGATTACGACAAGCACCGGGTATACGTGAACGAAAAAGAAGTCATGTTGACCGCGAAGGAGTTCGAATTGCTTTATTTTCTCGCGACCCATCCCGAGCACGTTTTCAGCAAAGACCAGATTTTCGACCGCATCTGGGGCATCGACGCGATCGGAGACACGCAGACCGTGACGGTGCATATCCGCAAGCTGAGGGAGAAGATCGAAGCCAACCCCGCCGAGCCCAAGTACGTGGAAACCGTATGGGGGACCGGTTACCGATTCCGGTCCGATCCGAACCGATAA
- a CDS encoding MFS transporter — protein sequence MTLRDRLFGRIAGVPLDPLFAVLFLLEFVRGAFLVSYLPSYAADTLNISASVVGVAVSVHYLADSFAKCLAGYLLDRLPHKPVLIAGLLLGAASLFAMNVTRSPGVLIAASALLGLGGSPVWLACLSRIDAARRGEQMGVLYLFWMAGLGLGPVVTNVLMDISYRGSFSVLLALTVAATLAAALISFAGKRKTIVAAGMEEQLREIRKRLKAMGLLLPGMMIQTMAGSLLVPILSRFAAEQVGLSHAELSVLMVSGGAAAGLGLIPMGKLSDRFGGRWFLVGGFGTFGASVFAVSFARSFGEAELLACLLGLSYAALLPAWNAQLAGYVPESSSGVGWGMVSAVEGIGVVLGPLAGGWLSDRFGLPMPFRVCAVLFALIAAVYVSQGAANDPLPALQVDHR from the coding sequence ATGACTTTACGTGACCGGCTTTTCGGCAGGATCGCAGGCGTGCCTTTGGATCCTTTATTCGCGGTGTTGTTTCTGCTCGAATTCGTTCGCGGCGCTTTCTTGGTTTCCTATTTGCCGAGTTATGCAGCGGATACGTTGAACATATCCGCGTCTGTCGTAGGCGTGGCCGTTTCCGTTCATTACTTGGCGGACAGTTTCGCCAAATGCTTGGCCGGTTACTTGTTGGACAGGCTTCCGCATAAACCCGTCCTGATCGCGGGTTTACTGCTCGGCGCGGCGAGTCTCTTCGCGATGAACGTAACCCGGTCTCCGGGCGTCCTGATCGCCGCTTCCGCTCTTCTCGGTCTCGGCGGCTCACCGGTCTGGCTGGCTTGCCTCAGCCGGATTGACGCCGCGAGAAGGGGCGAGCAAATGGGCGTTCTCTATCTCTTTTGGATGGCCGGACTCGGGCTCGGACCCGTTGTCACGAACGTCCTGATGGATATCAGTTATCGCGGCTCGTTTTCCGTCCTGCTCGCGCTTACGGTTGCCGCAACGCTTGCGGCCGCTCTGATTTCATTCGCCGGGAAACGCAAGACGATCGTCGCGGCCGGCATGGAGGAACAGCTGCGGGAGATCCGGAAGCGGCTGAAGGCGATGGGATTGCTGCTGCCCGGTATGATGATCCAGACGATGGCGGGCAGCCTGCTGGTGCCGATTTTATCGCGGTTCGCTGCGGAGCAGGTCGGCTTGAGCCACGCGGAATTATCCGTTTTGATGGTTTCGGGAGGCGCGGCTGCGGGTCTCGGTCTCATTCCGATGGGCAAGCTGTCCGACCGGTTCGGCGGGCGGTGGTTCCTGGTCGGCGGATTCGGGACTTTCGGCGCATCGGTCTTCGCCGTCTCCTTCGCGCGTTCTTTCGGAGAGGCCGAGTTGCTGGCTTGTCTGCTCGGCCTTTCTTACGCGGCGCTTCTTCCGGCATGGAACGCGCAGCTGGCCGGCTACGTCCCGGAATCCTCCAGCGGAGTCGGCTGGGGGATGGTCTCCGCGGTGGAGGGTATCGGCGTCGTCCTCGGTCCGCTGGCCGGGGGATGGCTCTCCGACCGTTTCGGCTTGCCGATGCCGTTCCGGGTATGCGCCGTGCTGTTCGCGCTCATTGCTGCCGTATATGTCAGCCAAGGGGCAGCCAATGATCCTTTACCTGCACTGCAAGTCGATCATCGATAA
- a CDS encoding divergent PAP2 family protein: protein MDEPSVQAEGGWQAVLLNFPLIAALIAIVAAQIIKVPIYLVTHRTWNAALGFSTGGMPSSHSAAVTSLAAAIGIRDGFSSSLFAIAAIVSAITMFDAMGIRRHAGIHASILNQWAKSNPNLSQAGQSRGELKELLGHRPSEVLAGAIFGVIVALILHYALAIR, encoded by the coding sequence ATGGACGAACCTAGTGTTCAGGCAGAAGGAGGTTGGCAAGCCGTGCTCCTGAATTTCCCGCTAATTGCCGCGCTAATCGCAATCGTTGCGGCCCAGATCATCAAAGTGCCCATTTATCTCGTCACCCACCGAACGTGGAATGCCGCATTAGGCTTCAGCACGGGAGGGATGCCGAGTTCCCATTCGGCGGCCGTGACCTCTCTTGCTGCGGCGATAGGAATCAGGGACGGTTTCTCTTCGAGCTTGTTTGCCATCGCCGCGATCGTGAGCGCCATTACCATGTTCGATGCGATGGGGATTCGGCGGCACGCGGGCATTCACGCATCGATTTTGAATCAATGGGCGAAATCCAATCCGAACTTATCGCAAGCCGGTCAATCCCGCGGAGAATTAAAGGAATTGCTCGGGCATCGTCCAAGCGAGGTGCTCGCCGGCGCGATATTCGGCGTCATCGTTGCCTTGATTCTTCACTATGCGCTCGCAATCCGGTAG
- a CDS encoding glycosyltransferase family 4 protein: MRIAIIAPEQIPVPPILGGSVEITILAIAKELAKQHSVTVISRSHRRYPAYSAVSGVHIYRVATGSPEKYLANVRSFLQGKSFDVIQVDNRPKFVPSLKKMFPNAVVSLFLHSLTFVSPPLATREAAGAGMRSADLVIANSESLKTQLTKRFPFAAAKIRKVWLGVDTSRFKPAASAKPRRALRLLFAGRLIPRKGLPVLLRAVKLAKRASARPLELVVAGGTKNAAYSRSMRALSQKLGVNARFLGTVPHRRIQQVFQDADVFVCPSQLHEAFGLVNVEALATGMPVIASSIGGIKEIVVHNRNGMLIARYKQPQAFADAIVRLANDRSLLGTMKLQARMDCMERFSWSATAKRLARLYASPNLHGDA; this comes from the coding sequence ATGCGAATCGCCATCATCGCGCCGGAGCAGATTCCCGTCCCTCCGATCCTGGGAGGTTCCGTGGAAATTACGATCCTCGCGATTGCCAAAGAATTGGCGAAGCAACATTCGGTAACGGTCATCAGCCGTTCCCACCGGCGTTACCCGGCGTATTCCGCCGTTTCCGGGGTCCACATCTACCGGGTCGCGACCGGGAGCCCGGAGAAGTATTTGGCGAACGTAAGGAGCTTCCTGCAGGGAAAGTCCTTCGACGTCATCCAGGTCGACAATCGTCCGAAATTCGTCCCTTCGCTTAAAAAGATGTTCCCGAACGCCGTCGTGTCTCTCTTTTTGCACTCGCTCACGTTCGTCAGCCCCCCTCTCGCCACCCGGGAAGCGGCAGGCGCGGGCATGAGGAGCGCCGACCTCGTCATCGCCAACAGCGAGTCGCTGAAGACGCAGCTGACGAAGCGATTTCCGTTTGCCGCCGCGAAAATCCGCAAAGTCTGGCTCGGCGTGGATACGTCACGGTTCAAGCCGGCCGCATCTGCAAAACCAAGGCGGGCATTGAGACTGCTGTTCGCCGGCCGGCTCATTCCGCGCAAAGGCTTGCCCGTGCTGTTAAGGGCGGTGAAGCTGGCCAAACGCGCAAGCGCGAGACCGCTTGAGCTCGTCGTGGCGGGCGGCACGAAGAACGCGGCTTACTCCCGCAGCATGCGTGCACTCTCGCAGAAACTCGGCGTGAATGCCCGTTTTCTGGGCACTGTCCCCCATCGCCGCATTCAACAGGTGTTCCAAGATGCGGACGTCTTCGTCTGCCCTTCCCAATTGCACGAGGCGTTCGGGCTCGTCAACGTCGAAGCCTTGGCGACGGGAATGCCGGTCATCGCGTCCAGCATCGGCGGAATCAAGGAAATCGTCGTCCATAACCGCAACGGAATGCTGATCGCCCGCTACAAACAACCGCAAGCGTTCGCGGACGCGATCGTCCGTCTGGCGAACGACCGTTCGCTGCTCGGCACCATGAAGCTTCAAGCCCGCATGGATTGCATGGAGCGCTTCAGTTGGTCCGCGACAGCGAAACGGCTTGCGAGGCTGTACGCCTCCCCCAATCTGCATGGGGATGCTTGA
- a CDS encoding glycosyltransferase — translation MKVLMLVNRLNVGGTETYVLALAKQLIKLGIQVGVGSYGGPLAPMFRASGVQVHLLPPSERSRPAKYFRTLAEKNGYSVIHGHDTPSFRWISAWGQPGKGRIFVITLHGKYVGQVPTLKAAKLAKAVVASSPQMAQWGAKRGIDAAKLVYSPNGIDTFRFKPDARTAKWKARWKAQSAFPVIVYAGRFQAPKHLIALKLIQAANRVLARFPKSVFVFTGPGPHLNTLRKAAAGIQSKYGVHRMIVQPALSDVRQLYWAADLVVGTGRVALEAMACGKPVLAVGVSGYTGPVTPQTLARSIRDHFGDHGASAPATPDRIAGGLVEMLKQPKRLSEWGTFGRQTVERRFSVTGMAKQMFRLYRQKLKQPAQIQRPPSQLKAVQQQKQPVPQKPPLLQKPPVQQKPPLQQKLPIQQKPPLQQKQPVEQKPPVQQKKPILNQPPAWAKAGQKPPVPQKPPVPQKPPVQPKQPILNQPPPWAKAGQTQKR, via the coding sequence ATGAAGGTTCTAATGCTCGTCAACCGCCTGAACGTGGGCGGTACGGAAACCTATGTACTAGCGCTCGCGAAGCAGCTCATCAAGCTTGGCATCCAAGTCGGCGTCGGCTCCTACGGGGGGCCGCTCGCCCCGATGTTCCGCGCGAGCGGGGTGCAGGTCCACCTCCTCCCTCCGTCCGAACGAAGCCGCCCGGCCAAGTATTTCCGGACCCTGGCGGAGAAGAACGGCTACTCGGTCATCCACGGGCATGACACCCCTTCTTTTCGTTGGATTTCGGCTTGGGGCCAGCCGGGTAAAGGCAGGATCTTCGTCATCACGCTCCACGGAAAATACGTCGGTCAAGTACCTACCCTAAAAGCCGCCAAACTGGCAAAAGCCGTCGTCGCGAGTTCTCCCCAGATGGCCCAGTGGGGCGCCAAACGGGGAATCGATGCCGCGAAGCTCGTCTATTCGCCGAACGGAATCGACACGTTCCGGTTTAAGCCGGATGCCCGAACGGCCAAGTGGAAGGCCCGTTGGAAAGCCCAAAGCGCCTTTCCCGTCATCGTCTATGCGGGACGGTTCCAAGCTCCTAAACATCTGATCGCCTTGAAATTGATACAAGCGGCGAACCGTGTCTTGGCTCGTTTTCCGAAATCGGTCTTCGTGTTCACGGGCCCTGGACCCCACTTGAACACCTTGCGCAAAGCAGCGGCCGGCATTCAATCGAAATACGGAGTCCACCGGATGATCGTGCAGCCTGCTTTGTCGGACGTCCGGCAGCTCTATTGGGCGGCAGACCTCGTCGTCGGAACCGGAAGGGTCGCATTGGAGGCCATGGCTTGCGGGAAGCCGGTGCTCGCCGTCGGCGTGTCCGGTTATACCGGTCCGGTGACCCCGCAAACGCTTGCGCGGTCGATCCGCGACCATTTCGGCGATCATGGGGCTTCGGCGCCCGCCACTCCCGATCGGATCGCGGGTGGACTCGTCGAGATGCTGAAACAACCGAAACGGCTGAGCGAATGGGGCACATTCGGAAGGCAAACGGTGGAAAGACGATTCTCCGTGACCGGAATGGCCAAACAAATGTTCCGTCTCTATCGGCAAAAGCTGAAGCAGCCAGCTCAAATTCAGCGCCCTCCTTCCCAGCTTAAAGCCGTTCAGCAGCAGAAGCAGCCTGTCCCACAAAAGCCACCTCTCCTGCAGAAGCCACCTGTCCAGCAAAAGCCTCCTCTCCAGCAGAAGCTACCTATCCAGCAAAAGCCTCCTCTCCAGCAGAAGCAGCCTGTCGAGCAGAAGCCGCCTGTCCAGCAAAAGAAGCCGATCCTGAATCAGCCCCCTGCCTGGGCCAAAGCCGGACAGAAGCCTCCTGTCCCGCAAAAACCGCCTGTCCCGCAAAAGCCGCCCGTCCAGCCAAAGCAACCGATCCTGAATCAGCCTCCTCCATGGGCCAAAGCCGGACAAACGCAAAAACGATAA
- a CDS encoding sensor histidine kinase, which yields MSIRTKLILSYAAMLFVPLILILLISAMLITAFQGSLQNVKALYEQTENMFDREDVGHAIHELDRTIARNPNAAPDAAYFREVGEELARTGTGLIWSRDSRIVYTSDPLTNVKGLTALLPSFRHAGYESRLPAVRIGNDYYVGSRYDFSSQGSRNSVYFWTRMDPIAYFARRYFPMLFTILLVILVATHAILTYVMSRTIIRPLRQLKTAASRIREGNLDFTVRVESKDEIGQLGIAFEDMRDQLQKSLALQRQYEANRKELISSISHDLKTPITAIRGYVDGLLEGVADTPEKSDKYIRTISAKADEMDRLIDELFLYAKLDLHRIPFSFETVPLAGFMKDWAEELHFEMDKRSIGFEPIFDIPSEASVLMDRDQFRRVLANVVANSIKYADKPDSRMSLRVFREGERAVIAWRDNGAGISQEALPHVFERFYRAEASRSTQTGGTGLGLAIAKQIMEEHGGSIEAQSEKGIGTTILIKLPLLGGEESGDTDGETHIAR from the coding sequence ATGTCCATCCGAACGAAACTCATCCTTTCTTACGCGGCGATGCTTTTCGTGCCGCTTATTCTCATTCTTTTGATTTCCGCCATGCTGATCACGGCCTTTCAGGGCAGCCTCCAGAACGTCAAGGCGTTGTATGAGCAGACGGAAAATATGTTCGATCGAGAAGATGTCGGACATGCGATCCATGAGCTGGATCGGACGATCGCCCGCAATCCGAACGCGGCGCCGGATGCCGCGTATTTTCGGGAAGTCGGGGAAGAGTTGGCACGAACCGGTACCGGACTCATATGGAGCCGGGATTCCCGAATCGTCTACACTTCGGATCCTTTGACGAACGTAAAGGGTTTAACCGCGTTGCTGCCTTCTTTCCGGCATGCGGGCTACGAATCCCGCCTGCCTGCGGTTCGGATCGGAAACGATTACTATGTGGGTTCCCGATATGATTTTAGCTCCCAGGGCAGCCGAAATTCCGTGTATTTCTGGACGCGCATGGATCCCATCGCTTATTTCGCGCGCCGGTATTTTCCGATGCTCTTCACGATCTTGCTCGTGATCCTGGTGGCGACGCACGCGATATTGACTTACGTCATGTCCCGCACGATTATTCGCCCGCTTCGGCAGTTGAAAACGGCGGCGAGCCGCATCCGCGAAGGAAATCTCGATTTCACGGTGAGAGTGGAAAGCAAAGACGAGATCGGGCAGCTCGGGATCGCTTTCGAGGACATGCGGGACCAGCTCCAAAAGTCCCTTGCGCTTCAGCGGCAATACGAGGCCAACCGCAAGGAATTGATTTCGAGCATTTCGCACGATTTGAAGACGCCGATCACCGCCATCCGGGGATACGTGGACGGCCTGTTGGAAGGGGTCGCCGACACGCCGGAGAAAAGCGATAAATATATCCGGACCATATCCGCGAAAGCCGATGAAATGGACCGGCTGATCGACGAGCTGTTCTTGTATGCGAAGCTCGATTTGCATCGGATCCCGTTCTCATTCGAAACCGTTCCGCTGGCCGGATTCATGAAGGATTGGGCGGAAGAGCTGCATTTCGAAATGGACAAGCGATCGATCGGGTTCGAGCCGATATTCGATATTCCTTCCGAGGCGTCGGTACTCATGGATAGGGACCAATTCCGGCGCGTGCTCGCGAACGTCGTGGCCAACAGCATCAAATACGCGGATAAGCCGGACAGCCGAATGAGCCTGCGCGTATTCCGGGAAGGCGAACGTGCCGTTATCGCCTGGCGCGATAACGGCGCGGGGATATCGCAGGAAGCGCTTCCCCATGTGTTCGAAAGGTTTTATCGCGCGGAAGCCTCGAGAAGTACCCAAACGGGAGGTACCGGTCTCGGCCTGGCGATCGCCAAGCAGATCATGGAGGAGCACGGAGGAAGCATCGAAGCGCAAAGCGAGAAGGGGATCGGCACCACGATCCTGATCAAGCTTCCCCTTCTCGGGGGCGAAGAAAGCGGGGACACGGATGGCGAAACGCATATTGCTCGTTGA